From a region of the Deinococcus metallilatus genome:
- a CDS encoding glycerophosphodiester phosphodiesterase yields MRGPYRTDAPYLRERLQQRVLRTAHRGAPRRAPDNTLESLSAAAAPAVDFVEVDVHLTRDGHLLLWHDEHFITPDGAYPIARHDLRDLRALGIPDGTIMTLPEAIEVARPHTGLMIDLKAPDLHDAIAHALSEADLRNVLVCGGYLDTLTRLKAALPHVATSLTPGAAFYARPEEELERLPDIDALTVYWRTVGPRLVRAARAHGVALLAWTVDHEHIARHLIHTGVDGITSNDLDLLERLPVT; encoded by the coding sequence ATGAGGGGCCCGTACCGTACGGACGCGCCCTACCTGCGCGAACGCCTGCAACAGCGTGTCCTGCGGACCGCGCACCGGGGCGCCCCACGCCGCGCGCCGGACAACACCCTTGAAAGCTTGAGTGCCGCCGCGGCCCCCGCCGTCGATTTCGTCGAGGTCGACGTCCACCTGACGCGTGACGGGCACCTGCTGCTCTGGCACGACGAGCACTTCATCACGCCGGACGGCGCCTATCCAATCGCTCGGCATGACCTGCGCGACCTGCGCGCGCTCGGCATTCCGGACGGGACGATCATGACACTCCCGGAAGCCATCGAGGTCGCGCGGCCCCACACGGGCCTCATGATCGACCTGAAAGCCCCAGACCTCCACGACGCCATCGCCCACGCCCTAAGTGAGGCGGACCTCCGGAACGTCCTGGTATGCGGCGGGTATCTGGACACGCTCACGCGGCTCAAGGCTGCGCTTCCTCACGTCGCCACGTCACTCACGCCGGGGGCCGCGTTCTACGCCCGGCCCGAGGAGGAGCTCGAGCGGCTGCCGGACATTGACGCGCTCACCGTGTACTGGCGGACAGTCGGGCCACGCCTCGTCCGGGCGGCCCGCGCGCACGGCGTCGCGCTGCTCGCGTGGACCGTCGATCACGAGCACATCGCGCGGCATCTCATTCATACGGGCGTCGACGGCATCACCAGCAATGACCTTGACCTGCTCGAGCGGCTCCCCGTCACGTGA
- a CDS encoding Na/Pi cotransporter family protein — translation MLFLLGGLALFLFGVRLVGENLQLLLGPRLRRLLASATRSGPRAALTGALVTALAQSGTLVTVLTITLVDAGVLGLRQALAVALGASVGGTLTVQLLAFKITHLAMPLLALGLLLSWPRLLQGRLGRIAIGLGLLFLGLDTMLGSLQPLRGSLLFAQVLAALAQSPLVLAAIGLVLTALVHSSNATATLALAFVSGGLLTAEQGVALVIGANVGTTFSAVLVSAHGPVDGRRVAVGHLGVKAIGALATLAVLNSFMHLLARLGAGPERLIANAHTLFNLLVLLAVLPLGRSVTRLLQRLIPTPPSEDTPRYLSADALDRPELAYGLAFREVLRISEEVESMYALATKALQGETTHAELSLRENTVDDLVNAVVLYLGRLGAGQPHARYVALFGTASELEAIADLCKRLARQPLKLHAHGSRFAPEGSRELVVLALELKERMHATFTALTLRNAPNESGPHFSAEVAHQRMLHLYRLVASEEAQRSSSVHLDILTVLEQIHTGLRRIDVLADQL, via the coding sequence ATGCTGTTCCTGCTCGGCGGGCTGGCACTGTTTCTGTTCGGCGTCCGCCTTGTCGGTGAGAACCTCCAACTCCTGCTCGGGCCAAGGCTGCGCCGCCTGCTCGCCAGCGCGACCCGTTCCGGCCCTCGAGCGGCCCTGACTGGCGCGCTCGTCACCGCCCTGGCGCAATCGGGCACGCTCGTCACGGTGCTGACGATCACGCTCGTGGATGCGGGTGTGCTCGGGCTGCGCCAGGCGCTCGCCGTGGCGCTTGGCGCCAGCGTGGGCGGCACCCTGACGGTGCAGCTGCTCGCTTTCAAGATCACGCACCTCGCCATGCCGCTGCTGGCCCTGGGCTTGCTCCTGTCCTGGCCGCGGCTCCTCCAGGGCCGGCTCGGCCGGATTGCCATCGGGCTCGGGCTGCTGTTCCTGGGCCTCGACACCATGCTCGGCTCACTGCAACCGCTGAGAGGCAGCCTGCTGTTCGCGCAGGTGCTCGCGGCCCTCGCGCAAAGCCCACTGGTGCTGGCCGCCATTGGGCTGGTGCTCACCGCGCTCGTGCACAGCAGCAACGCCACGGCCACGTTGGCGCTCGCCTTCGTCAGTGGGGGGCTGCTCACCGCCGAACAGGGCGTCGCGCTGGTGATCGGCGCGAACGTCGGCACGACCTTCTCGGCGGTCCTGGTCAGCGCGCACGGCCCCGTGGATGGGCGCCGGGTCGCCGTGGGCCACCTGGGGGTAAAGGCCATTGGCGCGCTCGCCACGCTCGCGGTGTTGAACAGCTTCATGCACCTCCTCGCCCGGCTTGGCGCGGGCCCCGAACGGCTGATCGCAAACGCGCATACCCTGTTCAACCTGCTCGTGCTGCTCGCAGTCCTGCCCCTCGGACGCAGCGTCACCCGCCTGCTGCAACGCCTCATCCCCACCCCGCCGAGCGAGGACACGCCGCGCTATCTCTCGGCGGACGCACTGGACCGGCCAGAACTGGCCTACGGCCTGGCGTTTCGCGAAGTGCTGCGCATCAGCGAGGAGGTCGAGAGCATGTATGCGCTGGCGACAAAGGCCCTCCAGGGCGAAACCACGCATGCCGAGCTCTCCCTCAGGGAGAACACTGTCGATGACCTCGTGAACGCAGTCGTGCTGTACCTTGGCCGTCTGGGTGCAGGACAGCCTCACGCGCGCTATGTGGCGCTCTTCGGCACGGCCTCGGAGCTCGAGGCAATCGCGGACCTGTGCAAGCGGCTCGCGCGCCAGCCACTGAAGCTCCATGCGCACGGCAGCCGCTTCGCGCCCGAGGGGAGTCGGGAGCTGGTCGTGCTGGCCCTGGAGCTCAAGGAACGAATGCACGCCACGTTCACGGCGCTCACCTTGCGCAACGCCCCGAATGAGTCGGGCCCGCACTTCTCGGCGGAGGTTGCACATCAGCGGATGCTGCACCTGTATCGCCTGGTGGCGTCGGAAGAGGCACAGCGGTCGAGCAGCGTGCACCTTGACATCCTGACGGTGCTCGAGCAGATTCACACCGGATTGCGCCGGATAGACGTGCTCGCCGACCAGCTCTGA
- a CDS encoding extracellular solute-binding protein has translation MKYAKIVALTLTLCSTALAENVNLTVSGLNTIAKQWFDQSVIPAVNKVLAPQGKTLSVTYQNTASSAEATKQQYALDLKAGRGADILSFDGFWLPEFVAAGLIKPLDVVVGKEALQWDGWKQIPSGLQGILGYQGKLYGVGQGTDVRGIYYRSDLFKQAGLPVPWTPRSWNDVLSAARALKKALPDVTPLQINAGTAMGEATTMQGYDMLLLGTGTQMYDPAQQKWVVKSPGILDTLNFYKTVYLDDKLGDARWQLIPNGRDLSFKAFADGKLGILLEGDYLWRSVLNPLDPSGLKNRDQVVAFTRMPAEAPGKGIRKQNYVTISGGTGYLINPNSKHPQEAWTLLSTMSSKDMLDAYQKLEPRIRIRKDVAIPGDKVMQNMATTLLPVTVTRPMLPAYNKVSEQAQLMTERVVSGQMTPQQAMDAYAAAVKQIVGADKTAELK, from the coding sequence ATGAAGTACGCGAAGATCGTCGCCCTGACCCTCACGCTGTGCAGCACCGCCCTCGCCGAGAACGTCAACCTCACGGTCAGCGGCCTCAACACCATCGCCAAGCAGTGGTTCGACCAGAGCGTCATTCCGGCGGTCAACAAGGTGCTCGCGCCGCAGGGCAAGACCCTCAGCGTCACCTACCAGAACACCGCCAGCAGCGCCGAGGCCACCAAGCAGCAGTACGCGCTCGACCTCAAGGCGGGGCGCGGCGCGGACATCCTGAGCTTCGACGGCTTCTGGCTGCCGGAGTTCGTGGCGGCGGGGCTGATCAAACCGCTCGACGTGGTGGTCGGCAAAGAGGCCTTGCAGTGGGACGGCTGGAAGCAGATTCCCAGCGGGTTGCAGGGCATCCTGGGCTATCAGGGCAAGCTCTACGGCGTCGGGCAGGGCACCGACGTGCGCGGCATCTACTACCGCAGCGACCTCTTCAAACAGGCCGGGCTGCCGGTGCCCTGGACTCCCAGGAGCTGGAACGACGTGCTGAGCGCCGCGCGCGCACTCAAAAAGGCCCTGCCGGACGTGACGCCGCTACAGATCAACGCGGGCACCGCGATGGGCGAGGCCACCACCATGCAGGGCTACGACATGCTGCTGCTCGGCACCGGCACCCAGATGTACGACCCCGCCCAGCAAAAGTGGGTGGTGAAGTCCCCCGGCATCCTCGACACGCTGAACTTCTACAAGACCGTGTACCTCGACGACAAGCTCGGGGACGCGCGCTGGCAGCTCATCCCCAACGGCCGCGACCTCAGCTTCAAGGCCTTCGCGGACGGCAAGCTCGGCATCCTCCTCGAGGGGGACTACCTGTGGCGCTCGGTGCTGAACCCGCTCGACCCCTCGGGCCTCAAGAACCGCGACCAGGTGGTGGCCTTTACCCGGATGCCCGCCGAGGCCCCCGGGAAAGGCATCCGGAAGCAGAATTACGTGACCATCTCGGGGGGCACCGGCTACCTGATCAACCCCAACAGCAAACACCCGCAGGAAGCCTGGACGCTGCTCTCGACCATGAGCAGCAAGGACATGCTCGACGCCTACCAGAAGCTCGAACCGCGCATCCGCATCCGCAAGGACGTGGCGATTCCCGGTGACAAGGTGATGCAGAACATGGCCACCACCCTGCTGCCGGTCACCGTCACCCGCCCGATGCTGCCCGCGTACAACAAGGTCAGCGAGCAGGCGCAGCTGATGACCGAGCGGGTCGTGAGCGGCCAGATGACGCCGCAGCAGGCCATGGACGCCTACGCCGCCGCCGTGAAGCAGATCGTGGGCGCGGACAAGACGGCCGAGCTGAAGTGA
- a CDS encoding LacI family DNA-binding transcriptional regulator — MSIRTVAQDLRLSTATVSLALKGDARVSAETCARVLEHCRRVGYTPSFSARSLSVGRSFTLHVVHVTDDGGVGRFLSDFLGGAARAASARQYRVTLSVIRDDQWDDLRPHLRNGSADGFVLLNPREAEEYTVFRESGVPLLVVGRSSCVGAAQVDTDNLAVGRDLGAHLRAAGYARPALLGPGRRTFTRDRLLGLRGSYPDAPLLGTSGQPQEVMALTEAALRAGHDALIVTDDALLPALLKALKRAGRRAPDVGVVGMGNDVSGYLDPEVTSIDFGAARLGEVAASHLLDHLGNVDAPPLLTVPHRLVARESTRR; from the coding sequence ATGTCGATTCGGACAGTGGCCCAGGATTTGCGCCTATCCACGGCGACGGTTTCACTCGCGCTCAAGGGTGACGCGCGCGTCAGCGCCGAAACGTGTGCGCGCGTGCTGGAACACTGTCGCCGCGTCGGCTACACCCCGAGCTTCAGCGCCCGCAGCCTCTCGGTCGGGCGCAGCTTCACCCTGCACGTCGTCCACGTCACCGACGACGGCGGTGTGGGCCGCTTTCTGAGCGACTTTCTGGGCGGCGCGGCCCGTGCGGCGAGCGCGCGTCAGTACCGCGTGACGCTCTCGGTGATCCGGGATGACCAGTGGGACGACCTGCGGCCCCATCTGCGCAACGGCAGCGCCGACGGTTTTGTGCTGCTCAACCCGCGCGAGGCCGAGGAGTACACCGTCTTTCGCGAGTCCGGCGTGCCCCTGCTGGTGGTCGGCCGCAGCAGTTGTGTGGGGGCCGCGCAGGTGGACACCGACAACCTGGCCGTCGGGCGTGACCTCGGCGCACATCTGCGCGCGGCCGGTTACGCGCGCCCCGCGCTGCTCGGACCGGGGCGCCGCACCTTCACCCGTGACCGCCTGCTCGGCCTGCGCGGCAGCTACCCCGACGCGCCGCTGCTCGGCACCTCCGGCCAGCCCCAGGAGGTCATGGCCCTCACCGAGGCGGCCCTGCGCGCGGGTCACGACGCCCTGATCGTCACCGACGACGCCCTGCTGCCCGCGCTGCTCAAGGCCCTCAAACGTGCCGGGCGCCGCGCGCCGGACGTTGGGGTGGTCGGCATGGGCAACGACGTGTCGGGCTACCTCGACCCGGAGGTCACCAGCATCGACTTCGGCGCGGCCCGCCTCGGCGAGGTCGCCGCTTCACATCTGCTCGACCACCTCGGCAACGTGGATGCCCCTCCCCTGCTGACCGTTCCGCACCGCCTCGTGGCGCGCGAAAGCACGCGCCGCTGA
- a CDS encoding carbohydrate ABC transporter permease produces MSVPLPRARRAAAARPPALLSARAGVGFLLPALAFIALFLLVPFAWIVAVSFTNQSLLGANAQGQFVGLSNYARMFDAATWLPGGFGYSLIVTAIFSLGSLAGQVTLGLTLALLFHGQRGPWREVVFTLVTLCWILPEVPVAFGWLSFLDRDFGLLNVLLRALHLGSPDWTLDHPLAAIILFNIWRGTAFSMLLFSAALASIPPSYLEVAAVSGAGPWRRFWDITLPSIRPQLLSALVLISLWTFNTFGPYLITAGGPLNKTDIVAIHTYRVAFRFGDWGLGTAIAMFTMLLNLLLTAVYLLAARRREPRAGA; encoded by the coding sequence GTGAGCGTTCCACTGCCGCGCGCGCGCAGGGCGGCAGCGGCGCGCCCTCCGGCCCTGCTCAGCGCCCGCGCGGGGGTGGGCTTCCTGTTGCCCGCCCTCGCCTTTATCGCGCTCTTCTTGCTCGTCCCCTTCGCCTGGATCGTGGCGGTCAGCTTTACCAACCAGAGCCTGCTGGGCGCCAACGCCCAGGGGCAGTTCGTGGGGCTGAGCAACTACGCGCGGATGTTCGACGCCGCGACCTGGCTGCCCGGCGGCTTCGGCTACTCGCTGATCGTGACGGCCATCTTTTCGCTCGGATCGCTCGCCGGACAGGTCACGCTGGGCCTGACGCTCGCGCTGCTGTTCCACGGCCAGCGCGGCCCCTGGCGGGAGGTGGTCTTTACCCTCGTGACGCTGTGCTGGATCTTGCCGGAGGTGCCGGTCGCCTTCGGCTGGCTGTCCTTTCTCGACCGCGACTTTGGGCTGCTCAACGTGCTGCTGCGCGCGCTGCACCTCGGCTCGCCGGACTGGACGCTCGACCACCCGCTCGCGGCGATCATCCTGTTCAACATCTGGCGCGGCACCGCCTTCTCGATGCTGCTGTTCTCGGCGGCGCTCGCCAGTATTCCGCCGTCGTACCTGGAGGTGGCGGCAGTGAGCGGCGCGGGGCCCTGGCGGCGCTTCTGGGACATCACGCTGCCCAGCATCCGCCCGCAACTGCTCTCGGCGCTGGTGCTGATCTCGCTGTGGACCTTCAACACCTTCGGGCCGTACCTCATCACGGCGGGCGGGCCGCTCAACAAGACCGACATCGTCGCGATCCACACCTACCGGGTCGCCTTCCGCTTCGGGGACTGGGGCCTGGGCACGGCCATCGCCATGTTCACGATGCTGCTCAACCTGCTGCTGACCGCCGTGTACCTGCTGGCGGCCCGCCGAAGGGAGCCGCGTGCGGGGGCGTGA
- a CDS encoding carbohydrate ABC transporter permease, producing the protein MRGREVAARLAFGVVTTLLATFFALPCLWLVLAPFNARATLATVLPSPPSLTNFRAVLGNHDAVVGLLNSGIQALGSMLLTVAVAALAAYALSRARVPGARAFTAVLLMFSSVVSGTVAMVPIYNIILKLGLIDTQLGVILVMTGGLLPTAIFLLLDFVNALPKSYEESAAVCGARPWQYLPQVIFPLIRPGLMVVGVWAFVGVWGSFLTPYILLRSNSNLPASVQAYQFYNDNGQPVLTLVSAYSFLYVLPVLLLYLWVNWRYGFRFFGGIKG; encoded by the coding sequence GTGCGGGGGCGTGAGGTCGCGGCGCGGCTGGCCTTCGGGGTCGTCACGACCCTGCTGGCGACCTTTTTCGCGCTGCCCTGTCTGTGGCTGGTGCTGGCCCCCTTCAACGCCCGCGCGACCCTGGCGACGGTCCTGCCCAGCCCGCCCAGCCTGACCAACTTCCGGGCGGTGCTGGGCAACCACGACGCCGTGGTCGGCCTCCTCAACAGCGGCATTCAGGCGCTCGGCAGCATGCTGCTGACGGTCGCCGTCGCGGCCCTGGCCGCCTACGCGCTGTCGCGCGCGCGGGTGCCGGGCGCGCGCGCCTTCACGGCGGTCTTACTGATGTTCTCGTCGGTCGTGAGCGGCACCGTCGCGATGGTCCCGATCTACAACATCATCCTCAAGCTGGGCCTCATCGACACCCAGCTCGGCGTGATCCTGGTGATGACCGGCGGGCTGCTGCCGACCGCCATCTTCTTGCTGCTCGACTTCGTGAACGCGCTGCCCAAGAGCTACGAGGAGAGCGCTGCGGTGTGTGGCGCCCGGCCCTGGCAGTACCTGCCGCAGGTGATCTTTCCGCTGATCCGCCCCGGGCTGATGGTGGTCGGCGTGTGGGCCTTTGTGGGCGTGTGGGGCAGCTTTCTCACGCCCTACATCCTGCTGCGCTCCAACAGCAACCTGCCCGCCAGCGTGCAGGCCTACCAGTTCTACAACGACAACGGCCAGCCGGTGCTGACCCTGGTTTCGGCCTACTCCTTTTTGTATGTGCTGCCGGTGCTGCTGCTGTACCTGTGGGTGAACTGGCGCTACGGCTTTCGCTTTTTCGGGGGCATCAAAGGATGA
- a CDS encoding ABC transporter ATP-binding protein, with product MAPLTLRGIEKRFGNTVAVQDLNLQVGDGEFFALLGPSGCGKTTTMRMIAGLEAPSAGRIQIGERDVTGLPPAERNVGMVFQDYALYPHMSVQDNIGYPLKVRGVRGPTYAERVSAVAEQLQLGPLLGRRPGQLSGGQQQRVAVSRAVVHHADVFLFDEPLSNLDAKLRLEARAFLKRLQRELKMTVVYVTHDQVEALALADRLAVMQGGVVQQVGAPLDVYRRPATTFVASFIGNPPMNLLPVTLESAGRWRCGDSLLRPHTPRPDLAGRSLTLGLRPEHLRPDPAGELSGEVLAVEPLGAETILMLKTAGETVAVRLPGEAEPPGSGRVTLQPEWGRAVLFDERGVRL from the coding sequence ATGGCGCCACTGACCCTTCGCGGCATCGAGAAACGCTTTGGAAACACCGTCGCCGTACAGGACCTCAACCTCCAGGTCGGGGACGGCGAATTCTTCGCGCTGCTGGGGCCCTCGGGCTGCGGCAAGACCACCACCATGCGCATGATCGCGGGTCTGGAGGCGCCCAGCGCGGGCCGCATTCAGATCGGCGAGCGCGACGTGACGGGCCTGCCCCCCGCCGAGCGCAACGTGGGGATGGTCTTTCAGGACTACGCCCTGTACCCGCACATGAGCGTTCAGGACAACATCGGCTACCCCCTCAAGGTGCGCGGCGTGCGCGGCCCGACCTACGCGGAGCGCGTTTCGGCCGTGGCCGAGCAGCTCCAGCTCGGCCCGCTGCTGGGGCGGCGGCCGGGGCAACTGTCGGGCGGGCAGCAGCAGCGCGTGGCGGTGTCGCGCGCGGTGGTGCATCACGCCGACGTGTTCCTCTTCGACGAGCCCCTCAGCAACCTCGACGCCAAGCTGCGGCTGGAGGCGCGCGCCTTTCTCAAGCGCCTCCAGCGCGAGCTGAAGATGACGGTCGTGTACGTCACCCACGATCAGGTCGAGGCGCTGGCGCTGGCCGACCGCCTGGCGGTGATGCAGGGCGGCGTGGTGCAGCAGGTCGGCGCGCCGCTCGACGTGTACCGGCGGCCCGCGACGACCTTCGTGGCGAGCTTTATCGGCAACCCGCCCATGAACCTGCTGCCCGTGACGCTGGAAAGCGCGGGCCGCTGGCGCTGCGGCGACTCGCTGCTGCGCCCCCACACGCCGCGCCCCGACCTGGCGGGCCGCTCGCTCACCCTCGGCCTGCGGCCCGAACACCTGCGGCCCGACCCGGCGGGCGAGCTCTCCGGCGAGGTGCTGGCGGTCGAGCCACTCGGCGCCGAAACCATCCTGATGCTGAAGACCGCTGGGGAAACCGTGGCGGTGCGCTTGCCTGGCGAGGCCGAGCCGCCCGGCTCCGGCAGGGTGACGCTCCAGCCCGAGTGGGGCCGGGCGGTCCTGTTCGACGAGCGGGGCGTGCGCCTGTGA
- a CDS encoding CehA/McbA family metallohydrolase, producing MSALVVERHFSPEDARRDPYPALPFTVPPGTRGVTVQQSVTPGTATVDLGYADQFGVRGWSGGARREFTVTTSDATPGYTPGVFRPGEHQVLLGLYHVPPGGAQVTVRVELHPEGDLRWVRGDLHAHTFHSDAKGSPAQLAAAARDRGLAFVAVADHNTVSHHPHLGDALLLPAQEVTTYHGHFVAHGPGPQLEFRITDARGIRAALDAAARARLLTVLAHPVPTCPSCDWTWGLEDQFDALEVWNGPWLALNWIAREKWLGLLDRGVRLPAVGGSDRHQPDAWPDLGDPLVQVGSPTTWIKAAGTHRNDLYAGILAGRTCVSEAPGGPLIDLALQGDHLHYDVSGEPGGTLCVYAGREVICRVPFGGPLRGKLALARHPAPYYRAEVTALAPPEQARLARERWPQHVRPQDVAERVRALSGAVWP from the coding sequence GTGAGCGCCCTCGTCGTCGAGCGGCACTTTTCCCCCGAGGACGCGCGCCGCGACCCCTACCCGGCGCTGCCCTTCACGGTGCCGCCCGGCACGCGCGGGGTCACGGTGCAGCAGAGCGTGACACCCGGGACGGCCACGGTGGACCTGGGCTACGCCGACCAGTTCGGCGTGCGCGGCTGGAGCGGCGGCGCGCGCCGCGAATTCACCGTCACGACCTCGGACGCGACGCCCGGCTACACGCCGGGGGTCTTCCGCCCGGGCGAACATCAGGTGCTGCTGGGCCTCTACCACGTCCCGCCAGGGGGCGCGCAGGTCACGGTGAGGGTCGAGCTGCACCCGGAAGGCGATCTCCGCTGGGTGCGCGGCGACCTGCACGCCCACACCTTCCACTCCGACGCGAAAGGCAGCCCGGCGCAGCTCGCCGCCGCCGCGCGTGACCGCGGGCTGGCCTTTGTGGCGGTGGCGGACCACAACACCGTCAGCCACCACCCGCACCTGGGGGACGCCCTGCTGCTGCCGGCCCAGGAGGTCACGACCTACCACGGGCACTTCGTGGCGCACGGTCCCGGCCCGCAGCTGGAGTTCAGGATCACGGACGCCCGGGGCATTCGGGCGGCGCTCGACGCCGCCGCGCGTGCCCGGCTGCTGACCGTGCTGGCCCACCCCGTCCCGACCTGCCCGAGCTGCGACTGGACCTGGGGGCTGGAGGACCAGTTCGACGCCCTGGAAGTCTGGAACGGTCCCTGGCTGGCCCTCAACTGGATCGCGCGCGAAAAGTGGCTGGGGCTGCTCGACCGGGGCGTGCGCCTGCCCGCCGTGGGCGGGAGTGACCGCCACCAGCCGGACGCCTGGCCGGACCTGGGCGACCCCCTCGTGCAGGTGGGCTCGCCGACCACCTGGATCAAGGCCGCCGGAACCCACCGAAACGACCTCTACGCGGGCATCCTGGCAGGCCGCACCTGCGTCTCGGAGGCGCCCGGGGGGCCGCTGATCGACCTCGCGCTGCAAGGCGACCACCTGCACTACGACGTTTCGGGGGAGCCGGGCGGAACCCTGTGCGTGTACGCCGGGCGCGAGGTGATCTGCCGCGTTCCTTTCGGCGGGCCGTTGCGCGGAAAGCTCGCGCTCGCCCGGCACCCGGCCCCCTACTACCGGGCGGAGGTCACGGCGCTGGCCCCGCCCGAGCAGGCCCGGCTGGCGCGGGAGCGCTGGCCGCAGCACGTCCGCCCGCAGGACGTGGCCGAGCGGGTGCGGGCGCTCAGCGGGGCGGTGTGGCCGTGA